Part of the Nicotiana tabacum cultivar K326 chromosome 20, ASM71507v2, whole genome shotgun sequence genome, AATCAGTCTGAAGTTTGTGACATATGTGGAGGAAATCATCTAAACCATGAATGCCAAGAATTCCATCAAAATGATGAACAAGTTAATGTTATCGGCTAAAAATATTACCTTTTTGGAAGTCCAATGGCACACAAACATCCAGGATTTTAATGGAGCAATCCAAATGGTGCCGAGAACTCTCAAAACTTTCAGAAACAACCTGTACAAGGTCTGCCCGGATATCAGAATCAAAATCGAGGGCAATTGAATTTTAAACCTTATCAGCAAGCAGCCCCATATTAACAAAGGCCTCAACAAGCTCATCCAAGTCTTGATGACCTTATGTACAAGTACATTAAGGCCACTGATGAAAAGATGGAGAGTCAGACTTCTACCCTTAAAAATTTAGAAATTCAGTTGAGCCAACTAGAAAATCTTGTGTCAGAAAAGATTCAAGGTCCCTTACCAAGTAATACAGAGAAAAATCCAAAGGAGCAATTTAAGGCAATCACCTTACGGTCAGGTAAGGAGTTGGATGAACCCTATGCAAACCGAACAGAACAACAGGTAGACAAGGGTAAGAATGTTGAAACACCCTCTGAACCATCAGAAGAGAAAGAagtcaagaaaaaagaagaagaaaatattgaaaaattgACTCCTCTCCCTATGACTATTCCCTttacacaaaaaataaaaagagaaaagcttGACAACCAATttgcaaaatttttggaaattttaaaacaaattcacATCAATATTCCTTTTCCCGATGCTTTGTTATAAATGTCTTCATATGccaaatttttaaaggaaattttgtcaagtaaaagaaaattagaaGACGTTTATGTGGTAATGCTTATGGAAAAATGCagtgctatacttcaaaataagctaccaCAAAAATTTGGTAATCCAGGAAGTTTTACAATTCTATGCACTATGGGAGGAGTATATTTTGAAAAAGCACTTTGTGATTCTGGAGCTTCAAtaaatttgatgtcattttctATCTTTAAAAAGTTAGATCTTGGTGAAATAAAAGACACAAGTGTTTCTCTTCAGTTTGTAGATCAAAGTACTAGGAAACCTAAGGGAATAATTGAAAATGTACTCGTAAGAGTAGATAAGTTTGTTTTCCCTGTAGATTTTATAGTGCTTGAAATGAAAGAATTTCCTAATGAACCAAAAAATTTAGGTAGACCATTTCTTGCTACAAGAAAAGCAATTATAGATGTTCATCAAGGACAATTAATTTTAAGAGTTGATGTAGAAAGAATCATatttgatatgcaaaagatactaAGATATTCAGGAGATGAAACATCATCTTCATGTTTTTCAATTGACATGATTAATTATCTTACAGATGAATTCAAAGATGATCAATTAATTCCAGATTCAATGGAAAGATGCTTGATCAAATCAAGCACCACACAGGACGACGATCCCACAATCAGAAGAGAAGCTGAAATATTGGACAAAGAttcagaagaagaagagatgaaaTCCGAAAAAGTTCAATCAAAAGTTGAACTCAAAACTCTCCCTTCTCATTTGAAATATGTTTATCTTGAGCAAGAATTatttccaataattatttcttctTCTCCTACTGCAGAACAAGAAAATAGTTTGATTAAAGTATTGAAATCACACAAAGGAGCCTTGGGGTGGATTGTAGAATATATTAAAGGGATTAGTCAGGCTATTTGTACACACAGAATCCTCATGGAGGATAGCTACAAGCCAATAGCCTAGCCGCAAAGAAGATTGAATCCAACAATGTAGGAAGTAGTGAAAAAAGAGATCGTAAAGCTATTGGCAGAAGGTATTATATACCCCATTTTTGACAGCCCGTGGATAAGTCCCGTTCAGGTATTACCAAAGAAAGGAGGTATGACTGTTATAAAAAATGAAAGCAATGAGCTCATACCTACCAGGGCTATTACATGATGGAGAGTTTGTATTGATTACAGACGTCTCAATGATGccactagaaaagatcattttcctttgccatttattgatcaaatgttggaaagAATTACATGAGACGGTTTTTACTGTTTTCTTGATGGCTactcaggatataatcagatACCAATTGCACCAAAAGATCTAGATAAGACAATTTTCACATGCCCTCATGGAACATATGCCTATAagagaatgccatttggtctgtgCAACGCCCTTGCTACATTTCAGCGATGCATGTGGGCAATTTTTGCTGACATGACTGAcaaatttcttgaaatttttatggatgattttacacTATTTGGCAAAACATATAAGGATTGTCTTAACTATTTAACATTAGTCCTTAAAAGATGTGAAGAAATaaacttagttcttaattgggaaaatgtcattttatggttaCAGAAGGAATTATTTTAGGACACAAAACCATTGCTAAAGGGATAGAAGTTGATAAGGCAAAAATTAATCTTATAGCAGGATTACCCCCTCCCACAACTGTGAAAGGAATTagaagctttctaggtcatgcaggttttacaggcgattcataaaagacttctcaaaGATTTCAAAACCGCTGACTAACCTCTTGATGAAAGACACTATGTTTGATTTTTCAGGTGACTGTGTGAAAGCATTTGAAACCCTTAAGAAAAAGTTATCAACTGCACCTGTAGTTGTGTCCCTTGATTAGAACCAACCTTTTGaggtcatgtgtgatgctagtgatacgACAGTTGGAGCTGTTTTAGGCCAAAGAAGGGATAAGATTTTTCGTCCCATATACTATGCTAGTAGGACATTGAGTGAGACTCAAGTGAATTATGCCACGACAGAAAAAGAGTTACCAGCAGTAGTGTTTGCTTTTAATAATTTTCACTCCTATTTTATAGGAACCAAAGTCACTGTTTTTACTAGTCATGCAGCTTTAAAATACCTCTTAGCTAAGAAAGATGCTCGACCTAGATTATTAAGATGGATTTTACTTCTGCAAGAATTTGACCTTTAGATAAAGGACACAAAAGGGacagagaaccaagtagctgaccatTTGTCTAGATTAGAAACCCTCCCCTTGAGTTTAATGAGATAAAAGAAGAATTTCCTGATGAACATATTTTTTCAATTGACACAATTGTGACTCAACCACCCTAGTTTGCAGATATCGCGAATTACTTGGTTGGAAAGTGGATACCGCTAGATTTCTCTTACCAGCAAAGAAACAAGCTTATATCTGATGCAAAGTATTATCTGTGGGATGAACCTTACTTATTCAAAAATTGtgcagataatatcattagaaggTGTGTACCTGAAGAAGAGATGAATAAAATTCTATATCACTGTCATGATGGAGCAATTGGAAGACATTATGCAGCAAATCGAACAGCTTTTAAAGTTTTAGAAGCCAAATTCTTCTGGCCCACACTCTTTAATGATGCCCGAGCATATGTAGCACAATGTGACAGGTGTCAGAGAACAGGTAATATCACCAAGAGAGATGAGATACCACTGCAATCAATACAggtatgtgaaacatttgatgtttggggaatagATTTTATGGGTGCTTTTCCTTCTTCTCACTCTTTTGAATATATCCTTGTGGTTGTGGATTACGTGTCAAGATGGGTTGAAGCCATCCCCACAAGAAAAATGATGTTCGTACAGTGTGTAATTttcttagaaaaaatatttttactagatTTGGCACACCGCGAGTCATCATTAGTGACCAAGGAACTCATTTCATCAATAGGCAATTTTCTACTTTACTGTCAAAATATAATGTGACTCACAAAACGGGAAAaccatatcatgctcaaactcAAGGGCAAGTTTAGGTTTCCAACCGCGAGTTAAAAAGAATTCTTGAAAAAACGGTTGGAATCTCAAGAAAAAACTGGGCTTTAAAAttagatgatgcattatgggcataccgaacagcTTTCAAAATGCCAATTGGAACATCTCCATATAGATTAGTCTTTGAAAAAGCTTGTCATTTGCCCGTAGAATTAGAACATAAAGCTTTTCGGGCATTGAAAGTACTGAACTTTGATTTCACCTCCGCTGGTAAAAAGCAATTTATTCAGGTTAATGAATTGGAAGAACTGAGATTGGGAGCCTGTGAAAATGctaaaatttttaaagaaaaaacaaaaatatggcaTGACAAGTTGATCCGACTAAAGAGTTTCAAAATTGGAGATCAGGTACTTCTTTACAATAGCCGACTCAGGTTATtcccaaaaaaattaaaatctagGTGGACGGGTCCTTACAATGTTATAGGTGTTACTCCATACGGGGCAATCGAAATTCagaaaaatggaggaaacaaGTTTAAGGTAAATGGTCACAAGCTAAAATTGTACTATGGAAGACATTTTGAACAACATCCATCAGTTACATTGATAGATTGATGAATTCTGCAATTAATAAGTCGAGCTGACGACGTTAAATCAGAACTAAGATACAAAACCCATAGCCATTGAGGGAGAAGCAGTGGAGCCTCATAAGCCTGACATAGATTTGGGTAATTAAATGCTTAATCAATTGATTTGATCAATATCCAGGTTATTGTACAACCAGAACATCTCATGAAGGCCTCTATAAAAACAAAGTCACCTGTGCAGGAGTAACTCCATGGTGATCGGTATGCTTAAGTAACTGGTTGATAAACCATTTAATGAATCAATTCAAAATGTTGGCACAGATAAATTTGTTGGTTTATATTTAAACCAGGACCAAATGACTGATAAGGTCTTAAATTAGTCAGtctattacatataaaaacatgTGTTGTCACACACTCTTTCaagttttttcttctctctccctatatatatatatctctatatacatatatatatatatatccatcttttattttattcttaattgttgTTCTTGTACAATATTAAAGTTTTAAAGTAAAAGTTTACATATTTttcaaacataattttttttaattataccaTATAACTTCcaagtttgtgattttatttttgtgaaGGCAAGAACGAGTATCTCCAAATTTGAGAAAGTGTTGGAATTGAGAAGCATTATGATCTCAACCGGTAGAATAAATAAAATTCtgctagaacttgccccaaatgtcTATCAAGGCGAAATTCTAGACAACACTATTTTTAGAATGaaattaggctttctttgacATACTTTTTAGCCTATCTATTTTTAACcacaaatatttatattttacctTTTAGCACCCAACTTTgagccaaaaaaaaagaaaaaataaagagggATAAACCAACTTTTATTGATACACCATATTAGTTTATCTTACAAAAAGATTGATACTACTCCTTCTGGCTATAGTTGAGCATAAATGATTATTAAAGCAAGCGATGAAGGAATACTTGTGGAGTAAATGTTCTATTTCACTcttactaaaaaaaaagaaaacaaggtgtaTAAATGTAAATAAATTATTGGTTCAAGAAGCTTGAATTTAAGGAATCTATTGAGAGAAATGATGTCTTAAGTGATATTAATTATGGAATTAGAGACCGGGGCCTTTAGCTCAATCTCTAGAGTTATTTTCTTTGTATTGAGTTGTACATAGTTACTTTGGTAAAATAATCGGCTCTCATAATAAAGTTGGATGGAAAAAAGTCACTACCAATATATCCCTTTACCTTACCAGCATTAAGCCTATCATTACAAGCCTGAAAAGGTCCTAAATTAATTTTAGAGATTAGTGTTGATTCTACATTAGTGGAGACTGACATGAAGGTCAAGCTTATGGACAAAATTTGTGAAACTCGAAAATGTGATCATAATGTTATCAATCTCAAAAGGTTCATCAAATGAGGAGTTGAATGTTTTTGGCaaacaaaagcagaagcagaaacaaGGTATAGATTTGGCGACTTGAAAAACTTATAGGTTTTGAATTTTATGTGaaactttatttttttacttttctactctacaagaaacaacaattattaataaaattactgcctcgaggacgagcaa contains:
- the LOC142174389 gene encoding uncharacterized protein LOC142174389, which codes for MSSYAKFLKEILSSKRKLEDVYVVMLMEKCSAILQNKLPQKFGNPGSFTILCTMGGVYFEKALCDSGASINLMSFSIFKKLDLGEIKDTSVSLQFVDQSTRKPKGIIENVLVRVDKFVFPVDFIVLEMKEFPNEPKNLGRPFLATRKAIIDVHQGQLILRVDVERIIFDMQKILRYSGDETSSSCFSIDMINYLTDEFKDDQLIPDSMERCLIKSSTTQDDDPTIRREAEILDKDSEEEEMKSEKVQSKVELKTLPSHLKYVYLEQELFPIIISSSPTAEQENSLIKIPIAPKDLDKTIFTCPHGTYAYKRMPFGLCNALATFQRCMWAIFADMTDKFLEIFMDDFTLFEGIILGHKTIAKGIEVDKAKINLIAGLPPPTTVKGIRSFLGHAGDCVKAFETLKKKLSTAPQRNKLISDAKYYLWDEPYLFKNCADNIIRRCVPEEEMNKILYHCHDGAIGRHYAANRTAFKVLEAKFFWPTLFNDARAYVAQCDRCQRTGNITKRDEIPLQSIQVNELEELRLGACENAKIFKEKTKIWHDKLIRLKSFKIGDQKNGGNKFKVNGHKLKLYYGRHFEQHPSVTLID